Part of the Terrisporobacter glycolicus ATCC 14880 = DSM 1288 genome is shown below.
TAATTGAAATATCTGAAACTGAGGATTTTAATACTTCTTTTAATCTAGAAGATTTCATAGAAAAAAATAAGGCAACAGGTAAAACAATAGCCATAGCTTATGATAAAGCTTTTAACTTTTATTATAGAGAAAACATAGAACTATTTGAAAAGCTAGGCATGAACATAAAGTACTTTAGCCCTATTAGTGACAAGAAACTTCCGATGTGTGATTATATTTACATCGGAGGTGGATTCCCAGAAGTTTTTGCAAAAGAGTTGGATGAAAACCAAGAAATTAGAATTTCTATCATGAATGCTCATTATAATAATATTCCTATATATGCAGAATGTGGTGGGCTAATGTATCTTGGAGAAACATTAAAAAATCCAAATAATGATATTTATAATATGATTGGAATTTTTAAAGGATGTAGCAAAATGACATCTTCACTTAAAAGATTTGGATATTGTTTAGGTGAGGCTAAGGAAGATACTATTCTAGCTAAAAAAGGACAAATAATTAAAGGTCATGAGTTTCATCATTCAATTTTTGATAGCCAAGAAGAATGTGCTTATTATATGAGAAAATTGAAGAATAACAAGATTATTGATGAATGGGAAGGTGGTTATAGTAAGGGAAATACTCTAGCAACATATCTGCATACGCATTTTTATAATAACTTAGATTGCATATCTAATTTTATAGAAAGAGGATGTGAATAATATGAACCTTTTATCCATTTATACAGGATATGCTCTTGATTTAATCATAGGAGACCCATATTCATTCCCTCATCCAGTAAGATTTATTGGTAAACTTATTAGTTTTCTAGAAAAACAAATAAGAAAGATAACTAAGAGAGATAAGGGATTAAAAATAGCTGGTTTTTTTCTTTGGTTTGTCGTTGTAGGAGTAACACTAGGTAGTACTTCTATTGTACTACGTTTATTTCAGTTTAATAAAGTAGCTTACTTTTTAGTAAATTCCATATTAATTTATACAACATTAGCTACAAAGTGTTTAAAGGATGAATCTGAAAAAATATATAAGGTATTAAAAACTGGAGACTTAGAGAAATCTAGAATTCAGCTTTCATATATAGTAGGAAGAGATACAACAAATTTAAGTGAAAAAGAAATAGTAAGGGCAACAGTGGAAACTGTGGCAGAAAATACGGTAGATGGGATAATAGCACCATTGTTTTATGGATTTATAGGTGGAGCTCCTTTTGCTATGGCATATAAGGCTATTAATACTTTAGACTCAACAGTAGGTTATAAGAATGATAAGTACTATTATCTAGGGTTTGCATCAGCAAAAATAGATGATATTGCAAACT
Proteins encoded:
- a CDS encoding cobyrinate a,c-diamide synthase, which codes for MKKILIAGTNSGVGKTTISLGIMQALTKRNLKVQPYKVGPDYIDPSYHTFITGRYSRNLDSYMLEDEKIKYIVKNSSKDADISVIEGVMGLYDGYGIDLDDCTSSYTSKMLKTPVILVINAKAMATSAAAMVLGYKMLDENVNIAGVITNNVKSESHYNTLKESIEKYTGVEVLGYFPPNKEFSLESRHLGLVPSVEINSLKAKFDNLADEIEKYIDIDRIIEISETEDFNTSFNLEDFIEKNKATGKTIAIAYDKAFNFYYRENIELFEKLGMNIKYFSPISDKKLPMCDYIYIGGGFPEVFAKELDENQEIRISIMNAHYNNIPIYAECGGLMYLGETLKNPNNDIYNMIGIFKGCSKMTSSLKRFGYCLGEAKEDTILAKKGQIIKGHEFHHSIFDSQEECAYYMRKLKNNKIIDEWEGGYSKGNTLATYLHTHFYNNLDCISNFIERGCE
- the cbiB gene encoding adenosylcobinamide-phosphate synthase CbiB: MNLLSIYTGYALDLIIGDPYSFPHPVRFIGKLISFLEKQIRKITKRDKGLKIAGFFLWFVVVGVTLGSTSIVLRLFQFNKVAYFLVNSILIYTTLATKCLKDESEKIYKVLKTGDLEKSRIQLSYIVGRDTTNLSEKEIVRATVETVAENTVDGIIAPLFYGFIGGAPFAMAYKAINTLDSTVGYKNDKYYYLGFASAKIDDIANYIPARLGVILLSLGSLFVGFNFRDALKIGIRDRKNHKSPNCAFSEGAVAGALGIQLGGTNVYFGKEVYKPTIGDKKREIEIEDIVRTNKIMYSSSIISIIIFTTIYYLINGL